One window of Thermocoleostomius sinensis A174 genomic DNA carries:
- a CDS encoding SPFH domain-containing protein has product MDFIFALIVLVLGGTSLAGSVRIINQGNEALVERLGSYNRKLEPGLRFTVPFVERIAYSETVREKVLDVPPQQCITRDNVAISVDAVVYWRIVDLEKAFYKVQNLQSAMVNLVLTQIRAEMGKLELDQTFTARSEINEVLLRELDIATDPWGVKVTRVELRDIIPSKAVQESMELQMSAERRKRAAILTSEGERDSAVNSARGRADAQILQAEAEQKATILRAQAARQEQVLKAQATAEAIQIIAKMLKSDPGAREALQFLMAQNYIDMGSKIGTSASSKVMFMDPRSIPATVEGIRSIIGEDEGTKS; this is encoded by the coding sequence ATGGACTTTATTTTTGCCCTTATTGTTTTGGTTCTGGGCGGCACCAGTTTGGCAGGTTCCGTCCGAATCATTAATCAGGGAAACGAAGCTTTGGTTGAGCGCTTGGGCAGCTATAACCGCAAGTTGGAACCAGGGCTACGGTTTACGGTGCCGTTTGTTGAACGGATTGCTTATTCCGAAACGGTTCGAGAAAAGGTTTTGGATGTGCCACCACAACAGTGCATCACCCGCGATAATGTTGCCATTTCAGTTGATGCGGTGGTTTACTGGCGGATTGTTGATCTAGAGAAGGCTTTCTACAAAGTGCAAAATTTGCAATCGGCGATGGTGAATTTGGTCTTAACGCAGATTCGTGCCGAGATGGGCAAGCTGGAACTCGATCAAACCTTCACTGCCCGATCGGAAATCAACGAAGTTTTATTGCGCGAACTCGATATAGCCACCGACCCGTGGGGCGTTAAGGTAACGCGGGTGGAACTGCGCGATATTATTCCCTCCAAGGCTGTGCAAGAGTCGATGGAATTGCAGATGTCGGCAGAACGCCGCAAACGGGCCGCTATTCTCACCTCCGAAGGTGAACGAGACTCAGCCGTGAACTCTGCTAGAGGGCGTGCCGATGCCCAGATTTTACAGGCTGAAGCTGAGCAAAAAGCCACCATTCTGCGGGCCCAAGCGGCTCGACAAGAGCAAGTACTGAAGGCTCAGGCCACAGCCGAAGCGATTCAGATTATTGCCAAAATGCTGAAATCCGATCCGGGGGCGCGAGAAGCGCTGCAATTTTTGATGGCGCAGAACTACATCGACATGGGTTCCAAAATTGGCACGAGCGCTAGCAGCAAGGTCATGTTCATGGACCCGCGCAGCATTCCCGCCACTGTGGAAGGCATTCGATCGATCATTGGTGAGGACGAGGGCACCAAGTCCTGA
- a CDS encoding phasin family protein, giving the protein MDNNNFLQQLLMLGIGTTSLVAEKMKEVSDQWVKDGKLDPEQASHFANDLMQQLKSEQSNWEAQFRRQLRTVLQELGVPRQNEMDELRGRIDRLERQVRDLENRLWR; this is encoded by the coding sequence ATGGACAACAACAATTTTCTTCAACAGCTATTGATGCTTGGCATTGGCACAACCTCCTTGGTTGCTGAAAAGATGAAAGAAGTCAGCGATCAGTGGGTAAAAGACGGCAAACTCGACCCAGAGCAAGCTTCTCATTTTGCTAACGATCTGATGCAGCAGTTGAAGTCTGAGCAAAGCAACTGGGAAGCTCAATTTCGCCGCCAGCTTCGGACGGTTCTACAAGAATTAGGGGTACCACGCCAAAACGAGATGGATGAACTGCGGGGACGCATCGATCGCCTAGAGCGCCAAGTTCGTGACCTAGAAAACCGCCTGTGGCGATAG
- a CDS encoding zinc ribbon domain-containing protein gives MPVCPRCQQFVESQAIVCPTCRLMLKAHGHPGIPLFRAEEDEYLCQTCTYHEDDTCNFPQRPFAKECTLYHNPQTSTQVLTYRPSRQALVKHWLRRNAPLLIVVALLLISLLIALS, from the coding sequence ATGCCAGTTTGTCCTCGTTGTCAGCAATTTGTCGAATCCCAAGCGATCGTTTGTCCTACGTGTCGCCTCATGCTTAAAGCCCATGGGCATCCCGGTATTCCCCTGTTTCGAGCCGAGGAGGATGAATACCTTTGCCAAACCTGTACCTATCATGAGGATGACACTTGTAACTTTCCGCAGCGACCCTTTGCTAAAGAATGTACGCTGTATCATAATCCGCAGACTTCAACACAAGTATTGACCTATCGCCCTAGTCGGCAAGCGCTAGTGAAGCATTGGCTGCGGCGCAACGCCCCGCTGTTGATTGTGGTAGCGCTGTTGCTGATTAGCTTGTTGATTGCATTAAGTTAA
- a CDS encoding FKBP-type peptidyl-prolyl cis-trans isomerase, whose protein sequence is MREILISFGIMLACAVFLVVAQLTQRGSEAIAAQLAEPPSISTTTAANSTLIAQASSTDATDLMQEENQEIITTPSGLRYIDLQEGDGAMPQSGQNVTVHYTGTLEDGTKFDSSRDRNRPFSFRLGAGQVIRGWDEGLSTMKVGGQRRLIIPPELGYGARGAGGVIPPNATLIFDVELLRVGG, encoded by the coding sequence TTGCGGGAAATTCTAATTAGCTTTGGGATCATGCTGGCATGTGCAGTCTTTCTAGTGGTGGCGCAACTGACTCAGCGAGGCAGCGAGGCGATTGCTGCTCAGCTTGCTGAGCCTCCGTCTATCTCCACCACCACCGCAGCTAATTCCACCCTAATTGCTCAAGCCTCTAGCACTGATGCCACAGATCTCATGCAGGAAGAAAATCAGGAGATTATCACTACCCCCTCTGGATTGCGCTACATCGACCTTCAGGAAGGGGATGGAGCCATGCCGCAATCGGGACAGAATGTAACAGTTCACTATACCGGCACGTTGGAAGACGGTACCAAATTTGACAGTTCTCGCGATCGCAATCGCCCCTTCTCGTTTCGCTTAGGTGCCGGACAAGTGATTCGCGGGTGGGATGAGGGGCTAAGTACCATGAAAGTCGGTGGTCAGCGACGGCTGATTATTCCCCCTGAACTGGGCTACGGAGCACGAGGAGCCGGTGGAGTGATTCCTCCTAACGCTACCTTGATTTTTGATGTAGAACTCCTGCGAGTTGGTGGGTAG
- a CDS encoding coiled-coil domain-containing protein — MVQSGSRHRDDIVNDPCFQPQDCEDARNLSLTLVPADYQVLLEELQQAQTLDRERVDRIQQLEQALDQALVWLNDLRAQLTDQALLETQLANTEEYAHVQQQAIARLKLQLADQQQTLDVQLLETQQRDQAIQELMATIETMTHTQQQELERLRSFITQDQVEVQTHRSLLTQQIQDLQTTLETRQQRIADLESETLSARTLAATLREQLATAQQQIKDLSVRLQQYQADWAQLESQLAEVQSDRQTAVKLQSSISLPINLPLQRLSASEANTLLVSLQHDLTRAHRRIEMLENQLAQQTRLQAHWQQSHQQLEEERDRLQTRTGILERQTAELQEQILHQAQQATEYETAVQYWKDRYLAQQHQLSQLHELAEQVSSELEPDTIPSALTDLLNSLLTLTANTGETLPPPSIPLPKFPTPELPDFLVRRRDRVKGQRLGLRG, encoded by the coding sequence GTGGTACAGTCAGGTTCTAGACATCGTGATGACATCGTGAATGATCCCTGTTTCCAGCCTCAAGATTGTGAAGACGCCCGTAATTTGAGCTTGACGCTAGTTCCGGCCGACTACCAAGTGTTATTGGAAGAGTTGCAACAAGCCCAGACGCTCGATCGAGAAAGAGTCGATCGCATTCAGCAACTTGAGCAAGCATTAGATCAAGCCTTGGTTTGGCTGAATGATTTACGGGCGCAACTCACTGATCAAGCCCTGCTGGAAACACAGCTTGCTAATACGGAAGAATATGCTCACGTACAGCAACAGGCCATTGCTCGCCTGAAGCTACAACTGGCAGATCAACAGCAAACACTTGATGTGCAACTGCTGGAAACTCAACAACGTGATCAAGCGATCCAAGAACTGATGGCTACGATCGAGACGATGACGCACACGCAGCAACAAGAATTGGAGCGCTTACGCTCGTTTATCACTCAAGATCAAGTTGAGGTTCAAACGCATCGCAGCCTGCTGACACAGCAAATTCAAGACCTTCAAACTACCTTGGAAACTCGACAGCAGCGCATTGCCGATCTAGAATCTGAGACCCTTTCTGCCCGCACCTTGGCAGCCACCCTGCGCGAACAACTGGCAACAGCCCAGCAACAAATCAAAGATCTCTCTGTCCGACTTCAGCAGTATCAGGCCGATTGGGCGCAATTAGAATCTCAACTGGCAGAAGTGCAGTCCGATCGCCAAACTGCTGTAAAGCTGCAATCGAGCATCAGCTTACCGATCAACTTACCACTCCAGCGCTTATCTGCGAGTGAAGCTAACACCCTATTGGTTTCACTGCAACACGATCTGACGCGGGCGCATCGCCGAATTGAGATGTTGGAAAATCAACTAGCGCAGCAAACCCGGCTTCAGGCCCATTGGCAACAAAGCCATCAACAGCTAGAAGAGGAACGCGATCGGCTGCAAACCCGTACAGGAATCTTGGAGCGGCAAACCGCAGAACTGCAAGAGCAAATTCTGCATCAAGCGCAACAGGCAACCGAGTATGAAACCGCTGTACAGTACTGGAAAGATCGCTATCTAGCACAGCAACATCAACTCTCACAGTTGCATGAACTAGCTGAGCAAGTCTCATCGGAATTAGAACCAGACACAATCCCTTCAGCCTTGACAGACCTCCTGAACTCGCTGCTTACTCTAACCGCCAATACCGGCGAAACATTGCCACCTCCATCCATTCCCCTACCCAAATTCCCAACTCCCGAACTTCCCGACTTTTTGGTGCGTCGGCGCGATCGGGTCAAAGGACAGCGGCTTGGCTTGCGAGGCTAA
- a CDS encoding PP2C family protein-serine/threonine phosphatase, whose amino-acid sequence MSSSPIYLQCSNPTCLHPVNPIGQSVCERCQVPLVYRHLWAIGDGVRQIPVNTVVGERYLVKAPQIWLDTNPGTVPEVPEVLPGRILPYLHLYPHRLHIPELHGLCPLSDKSIALLLDNVPIDETGALLPSLESVWPTVPPVRQVYWLWQLFQLWEPLNHYGVALSLLLPENVRVQGWRVRLHQLLRNRQELEMPLAIRREDLDDREPPPTLPPSFPPPDPAASRDVKAQTFLLKDLAEVWLPWIEQAHATVKAPLRAICAAMQTAADTELGLQTIATQLNHLLLEQSAQLPVHIEVVGKTDTGPQRSHNEDACYPDSRYPDQNDTLRPRVGIICDGIGGHEGGEVASRRALDDLKRLTEYLLADFQHQTNPTLPSEVAEQLESRVRVVNNVIAEQNDAQGRAMRQRMGTTLVMAVQLPQQVETPSGVRSAHELYLVHVGDSRAYWLTPNYCHLLTLDDDVATREVRLGRSVYQEALERPDGGALTQALGTRDADALQPTVQRFMVEEDGLLLLCSDGLSDNDRVEQAWQQLTLPVFSGKWSLEEAVQAWIDVANQRNGHDNTSVVLMRFVVTPASTLPDLEPDLDREAEPSATPAPSMPPAPASPASEAEFELTEASRALLYDEDEPTPSPPFRPNPGPSPEFLSPQKPWILGAIVAVIAGLLGFLLWSLVNSTTVTPSGESPSLPLPETVSPPPNP is encoded by the coding sequence ATGAGCAGTTCCCCCATTTATCTTCAGTGTTCCAATCCCACCTGTCTGCACCCGGTTAATCCGATCGGTCAATCGGTCTGCGAGCGCTGTCAAGTTCCCCTGGTCTATCGCCATCTTTGGGCAATTGGGGACGGTGTGCGGCAAATTCCCGTCAATACCGTAGTGGGAGAGCGCTATCTGGTCAAGGCTCCTCAGATTTGGCTAGACACCAACCCAGGCACCGTGCCAGAAGTGCCAGAAGTGCTGCCAGGACGAATACTGCCCTATTTGCATTTGTATCCCCATCGCCTGCACATTCCCGAACTACATGGACTTTGTCCGCTGAGCGACAAATCGATCGCCTTACTCCTAGACAATGTGCCGATCGACGAGACGGGAGCACTGCTACCATCGCTGGAATCAGTTTGGCCCACTGTTCCACCTGTACGGCAGGTGTACTGGCTCTGGCAACTTTTTCAACTGTGGGAACCGCTTAATCACTATGGGGTGGCGTTAAGTTTGCTGCTGCCAGAAAATGTGCGGGTTCAAGGATGGCGGGTTCGGCTGCATCAGCTTTTGCGCAACCGCCAAGAACTGGAAATGCCGCTGGCTATTCGTCGGGAAGATTTAGACGATCGAGAACCGCCACCTACCCTGCCGCCGTCTTTTCCGCCGCCTGATCCTGCTGCCTCGCGAGATGTAAAAGCCCAAACGTTTCTACTGAAGGACTTGGCTGAGGTATGGTTACCGTGGATAGAACAGGCTCATGCGACCGTCAAAGCTCCTCTCCGTGCCATCTGCGCTGCGATGCAAACGGCCGCAGACACCGAACTTGGGCTACAGACGATTGCCACTCAACTGAACCATCTGCTGTTAGAGCAATCGGCCCAGTTGCCCGTGCACATTGAAGTAGTAGGTAAAACCGACACTGGTCCCCAACGATCGCATAACGAAGATGCCTGCTATCCTGATTCCCGCTATCCCGATCAGAACGACACGCTGCGGCCCCGCGTAGGGATTATTTGCGATGGCATTGGGGGGCATGAAGGTGGAGAAGTGGCGAGTCGGCGTGCCCTTGACGATCTCAAACGGCTGACAGAGTATCTGCTAGCTGACTTTCAACATCAAACCAATCCCACCTTACCCAGCGAGGTTGCTGAACAGTTAGAGAGTCGCGTGCGGGTGGTCAATAATGTTATTGCTGAACAAAACGATGCCCAAGGACGAGCGATGCGCCAACGCATGGGCACAACGTTGGTGATGGCTGTCCAGTTGCCGCAACAAGTGGAAACTCCCTCAGGCGTGCGATCGGCCCATGAATTATATCTAGTGCATGTGGGCGATAGTCGGGCGTACTGGTTAACTCCTAACTATTGCCATTTGCTAACGCTGGATGATGATGTGGCCACCCGTGAAGTGCGGCTAGGACGGAGTGTTTACCAAGAAGCCCTTGAACGACCGGATGGAGGAGCCTTAACCCAGGCTTTAGGAACCCGCGATGCCGATGCCCTGCAACCGACGGTGCAACGGTTCATGGTGGAAGAAGATGGGCTGTTGTTGTTGTGCTCGGATGGACTGAGCGATAACGATCGAGTGGAGCAAGCTTGGCAACAATTAACCCTACCGGTCTTTAGTGGCAAATGGTCCCTTGAAGAGGCGGTACAAGCTTGGATTGATGTGGCTAATCAACGCAACGGACATGACAATACATCGGTCGTACTCATGCGGTTTGTTGTGACCCCCGCTTCAACCTTACCAGACTTAGAACCAGACTTAGATCGAGAAGCAGAGCCAAGCGCCACACCCGCTCCATCGATGCCACCAGCTCCAGCAAGTCCCGCCTCTGAAGCAGAGTTTGAGTTAACAGAAGCCTCGCGGGCCTTACTGTACGATGAAGATGAGCCAACTCCGTCTCCTCCGTTTAGACCAAACCCTGGGCCATCACCCGAGTTCTTGTCGCCCCAAAAACCTTGGATACTAGGAGCGATCGTCGCTGTGATTGCAGGATTGTTGGGCTTTTTACTGTGGAGCCTTGTGAATTCTACAACTGTGACCCCTAGCGGCGAGTCTCCATCACTGCCCTTGCCAGAGACCGTATCGCCGCCGCCAAACCCCTAG
- a CDS encoding TIGR03792 family protein, with protein sequence MEIEWLKFRVNPDRREEFVQKDAEIWTAALSQYPGFISKEVWISPDDLAEVVQVIRWETFEQWQAIPPQALEQIEAQFRQSMGDSYELLESSRYQIRKFSNETEHQSLRQAHHPYGRGR encoded by the coding sequence ATGGAAATTGAATGGTTGAAATTCCGGGTAAATCCCGATCGGCGCGAGGAGTTTGTGCAAAAGGATGCGGAGATTTGGACAGCGGCACTGTCGCAATATCCCGGCTTCATTAGTAAGGAAGTCTGGATCAGCCCTGATGATTTAGCAGAGGTGGTACAGGTCATTCGCTGGGAAACGTTTGAGCAGTGGCAGGCCATTCCGCCTCAAGCGTTAGAACAAATCGAAGCCCAATTTAGACAGTCCATGGGCGATAGTTATGAGCTACTAGAATCCTCTCGCTATCAAATTCGCAAATTCTCGAATGAGACTGAACATCAATCTTTGAGACAAGCGCACCACCCCTATGGGCGAGGACGATAG
- a CDS encoding DUF5340 domain-containing protein, producing the protein MEPIPLPSHIHYELLLQLLERQTMLAVGRKSPQQEQVHELIVTLRKALTQQKQLEESCQRANVPIDYRWSLNHTASEPSVLNAIASPPAEPVESEPIQPEPVPSSESCHP; encoded by the coding sequence ATGGAACCTATCCCTCTTCCATCTCACATTCATTACGAGTTGCTTCTGCAATTGCTAGAGCGACAAACAATGTTAGCCGTGGGACGCAAGTCCCCGCAACAGGAGCAAGTCCATGAATTAATTGTGACGTTGCGTAAAGCATTAACTCAGCAAAAACAGTTGGAAGAGAGTTGCCAGCGCGCCAATGTGCCCATTGACTATCGCTGGTCGTTGAATCATACGGCATCAGAACCATCTGTGCTCAATGCGATCGCGTCCCCACCAGCGGAGCCAGTAGAATCTGAACCAATTCAGCCTGAGCCAGTCCCGTCCTCTGAATCTTGCCATCCCTAG
- the trpC gene encoding indole-3-glycerol phosphate synthase TrpC, whose protein sequence is MQIRRRSPGPAVAVESLRYQVQIEGAEPQHILEEIVWYKEKEVDKMREQVPLMELQHKALEAPATRDFVAALRQGKTQPALIAEVKKASPSKGVIREEFDPIAIAQAYEAGGASCVSVLTDEKFFQGSFSYLRQIRQTIDCPLLCKDFVIYPYQLYLARVNGADAVLLIAAILPDRDLQYFLKIIKALGMSALIEVHTLEELDRVLTLQDVALVGINNRNLKDFSVNLDTTRQILAARGDQLQARNILVVSESGLHTAADLQQVHQAGASAVLIGESLMKQPHPGVAIGALFV, encoded by the coding sequence ATGCAGATTCGTCGTCGTTCCCCCGGGCCCGCTGTAGCGGTTGAAAGTTTGCGTTATCAAGTCCAGATCGAGGGTGCAGAGCCGCAGCATATTCTGGAGGAAATTGTTTGGTACAAGGAAAAAGAAGTTGACAAAATGCGGGAACAAGTACCGCTGATGGAGTTGCAACACAAAGCTTTAGAAGCACCCGCGACGCGAGATTTTGTGGCAGCACTGCGGCAGGGCAAAACTCAACCTGCCCTCATTGCTGAAGTGAAGAAAGCATCTCCCAGTAAGGGCGTGATTCGGGAAGAGTTTGATCCGATCGCCATTGCTCAGGCCTATGAAGCTGGCGGTGCATCGTGTGTGTCGGTGCTGACGGATGAAAAATTCTTTCAGGGCAGTTTCAGCTATTTGCGCCAAATTCGCCAGACGATCGACTGCCCACTGTTGTGCAAAGATTTTGTGATTTATCCCTACCAATTGTATTTGGCCCGCGTCAATGGGGCCGATGCGGTCCTGCTGATTGCTGCCATTCTACCCGATCGCGATTTGCAGTATTTTCTCAAAATTATTAAGGCACTGGGAATGTCTGCCCTGATTGAAGTCCATACGCTAGAAGAACTAGATCGGGTGCTGACGTTGCAAGACGTAGCCTTAGTTGGCATCAACAACCGCAACTTAAAGGATTTCTCGGTGAATTTAGACACGACGCGGCAGATTTTGGCAGCTAGAGGCGATCAACTGCAAGCCCGCAATATTTTAGTGGTTAGCGAATCCGGGTTGCATACCGCTGCCGATCTACAGCAAGTTCACCAAGCGGGAGCTAGTGCGGTATTAATCGGGGAATCGCTGATGAAGCAACCCCATCCAGGTGTCGCTATTGGTGCACTGTTTGTGTAA
- a CDS encoding ferredoxin-thioredoxin reductase variable chain — MKVGDRVRVKESVVVYHHPQHRNEAFDIKGLEGEVMALVNEWQGTPISANFPVLVKFDAKFKAHLRESELELI, encoded by the coding sequence ATGAAAGTTGGCGATCGTGTTCGTGTTAAAGAATCTGTTGTGGTTTATCACCACCCTCAGCACCGCAACGAAGCCTTTGATATCAAAGGACTAGAAGGCGAAGTCATGGCGTTGGTGAATGAGTGGCAAGGAACGCCTATTAGTGCAAATTTTCCGGTTCTTGTTAAATTTGACGCCAAATTTAAAGCACATCTGCGAGAAAGCGAGCTGGAACTGATTTGA
- a CDS encoding NfeD family protein, which yields MSLGTPLFWIIAGVSLCMLELVLPTAFIELTMGLSAIIVAIFALSVPIFSVQVALWLVLSIVLTILLRRLVPPRKHRQIEDSKEAQTLTEILPGQTGRVLYEGNSWQARCEDDDLTIAANQRVYVLERRGTTLIVLPANLLHH from the coding sequence ATGTCGCTTGGCACTCCATTATTCTGGATTATTGCAGGGGTGAGTCTTTGCATGTTGGAACTTGTTCTACCAACGGCATTTATCGAATTGACAATGGGCCTTAGCGCTATTATTGTGGCAATTTTTGCCCTATCTGTGCCGATTTTTTCAGTACAAGTTGCGCTTTGGCTCGTCTTGTCTATTGTGTTGACTATCCTACTGCGTCGCCTGGTTCCCCCCAGAAAACATCGTCAAATTGAAGATTCTAAAGAAGCACAAACATTAACAGAAATTCTTCCGGGACAAACCGGGCGAGTCCTGTATGAAGGCAATTCGTGGCAGGCTCGATGTGAGGATGACGATCTAACCATTGCCGCAAATCAACGAGTGTATGTTTTGGAGCGACGCGGCACTACGCTGATTGTCTTGCCTGCCAATTTGCTGCACCACTGA
- the lpdA gene encoding dihydrolipoyl dehydrogenase, which translates to MSHGFDYDLVIIGAGVGGHGAALHAVRCGLKTAIIEAADMGGTCVNRGCIPSKALLAASGRVRELRDTHHLKALGIHVPDVSFEREAIANHANSLVKKIRDDLTNSLKRLNVETIHGRGKLAGPQKVTVMTETGEKTITAQDVMISSGSVPFVPPGIELDGKTVFTSDDGVKLDWLPSWLAIVGSGYIGLEFADIYTALGSEVTMIEALDQLMPGFDPDIAKQAQRVLIAPRDIETKVGMLAKKVTPGSPVVIELADAKTKETVEILEVDACLVATGRIPATSDLGLETVGVEVDRRGFIPVNDQMAVLAEGQPVPHLWAIGDATGKMMLAHAASAQGMVAVDNICGRSRTVDYRSIPAAAFTHPEVSFVGLTEPAAQELAQAEGFNVATVRSYFKGNSKAIAEGETDGLAKVIYREDTGEVLGVHILGFHASDLIQEAANAIAERRSVHDLAYFVHTHPTLSEVLDEAYKRAIEKG; encoded by the coding sequence GTGAGTCACGGATTCGATTACGATTTAGTCATTATTGGAGCAGGTGTAGGCGGGCATGGAGCGGCTCTACATGCTGTACGGTGTGGCTTGAAAACCGCCATTATTGAAGCAGCGGATATGGGCGGCACGTGTGTCAACCGAGGCTGTATTCCCTCTAAGGCATTGCTGGCAGCCTCCGGTCGAGTGCGAGAACTTCGCGACACGCACCATCTAAAAGCGTTGGGTATTCATGTTCCAGATGTTTCTTTCGAGCGAGAAGCAATCGCCAATCATGCCAATAGTTTGGTGAAAAAAATCCGCGACGATTTGACCAATAGCCTCAAGCGCCTCAACGTCGAAACGATTCACGGACGTGGCAAGTTGGCAGGGCCCCAAAAAGTGACTGTAATGACGGAAACAGGGGAAAAAACAATCACTGCCCAAGATGTAATGATCTCATCCGGGTCAGTGCCGTTTGTGCCACCGGGAATTGAACTCGATGGCAAAACTGTGTTCACCAGTGATGATGGTGTGAAGTTGGATTGGTTGCCGTCCTGGCTGGCGATCGTCGGTAGTGGCTACATTGGGCTAGAGTTTGCCGATATCTACACGGCGCTTGGCTCGGAAGTAACGATGATTGAAGCGTTGGATCAGTTAATGCCAGGGTTTGATCCAGATATTGCCAAACAGGCCCAGCGAGTATTAATTGCGCCTCGCGATATCGAGACCAAGGTGGGAATGTTAGCCAAGAAAGTGACACCCGGCTCCCCCGTGGTGATTGAACTCGCCGACGCCAAAACTAAGGAAACTGTGGAAATTTTGGAAGTTGATGCCTGTCTGGTCGCGACGGGACGGATTCCTGCAACTAGCGATCTGGGGCTGGAAACAGTGGGCGTGGAGGTCGATCGCCGGGGCTTCATTCCCGTCAACGATCAAATGGCCGTACTGGCAGAAGGACAACCTGTGCCGCATCTGTGGGCAATCGGAGATGCTACAGGCAAAATGATGTTGGCTCATGCGGCCTCGGCCCAAGGCATGGTAGCAGTCGATAATATCTGTGGTCGATCGCGCACGGTAGACTATCGCAGCATTCCTGCCGCTGCGTTCACTCATCCTGAAGTGAGCTTTGTGGGGTTGACGGAACCTGCGGCCCAAGAACTGGCCCAAGCAGAAGGCTTCAACGTGGCCACTGTGCGATCGTACTTTAAGGGCAACTCCAAAGCCATTGCTGAAGGCGAAACCGACGGACTGGCTAAAGTCATCTACCGTGAAGATACCGGCGAGGTATTAGGCGTTCACATTTTAGGGTTTCATGCGTCGGATTTGATTCAGGAAGCCGCCAACGCTATTGCTGAACGCCGATCGGTGCACGATCTTGCTTACTTTGTCCACACTCACCCCACCCTGTCGGAAGTGCTAGACGAAGCCTATAAGCGAGCGATCGAAAAAGGATAA